One Nitrospira sp. DNA window includes the following coding sequences:
- a CDS encoding Glycosyl transferase, family 2 codes for MPVDRHTVSVVIPTLGRDTLALCRAALAKQTRQPDEVIVVVDQQRRGAAWTRNEGIAKASGDLIAFADDDGIPPEDWLERLIAALDRHDAAAAGGTFHETDPLLDAIRRRHPLPTTEQVDAGGLVGNSGNILFRRDWLEACIREDGYAFNPLFGAAGEDWELMLRLRKRGAILVYVPNPITHLRRATAGEHLRHAFHRGVGIARLFRVMRADRSGIIPQDSLLWGRAGRKADPRWGRALWEKLFGPFDLGRFQDKRHFWLFWIGEKCQAAGFLWELWRGTKTVTGATGASIERTADPYRMESKS; via the coding sequence ATGCCTGTCGATCGACACACAGTCTCGGTCGTCATCCCCACTCTGGGACGCGACACATTGGCATTGTGCCGGGCGGCCTTGGCGAAACAGACCAGGCAGCCGGATGAAGTGATCGTGGTCGTCGATCAGCAGCGACGCGGCGCTGCCTGGACCAGAAATGAAGGGATCGCCAAGGCGAGCGGCGACCTGATTGCATTCGCCGATGACGACGGGATTCCGCCAGAAGACTGGCTGGAGCGGCTGATCGCGGCGCTGGATCGCCATGATGCAGCCGCTGCGGGCGGTACGTTTCACGAAACCGATCCGCTCTTGGATGCGATCCGTCGCCGGCATCCTTTGCCGACTACAGAGCAGGTCGACGCGGGAGGATTGGTCGGCAACAGCGGCAATATTCTGTTCAGGCGTGACTGGTTGGAAGCCTGTATCCGAGAGGACGGCTATGCGTTTAATCCGTTGTTCGGCGCAGCGGGTGAAGATTGGGAACTGATGTTGCGACTGCGAAAACGGGGAGCCATCCTGGTCTACGTGCCCAATCCGATCACCCATCTGCGCCGGGCGACGGCGGGGGAACACCTTCGCCATGCCTTTCACCGCGGCGTGGGGATCGCGCGATTGTTTCGCGTGATGCGAGCGGATAGGAGCGGGATCATTCCTCAAGACAGTCTCTTATGGGGACGGGCCGGCAGGAAAGCCGATCCGCGATGGGGCAGAGCCCTGTGGGAGAAATTGTTCGGGCCGTTCGACTTGGGACGATTCCAAGACAAGCGGCATTTCTGGCTGTTCTGGATCGGGGAGAAATGTCAGGCCGCCGGCTTCCTCTGGGAGCTGTGGAGAGGAACGAAAACAGTGACGGGTGCGACCGGCGCATCCATCGAACGGACGGCCGATCCCTATAGGATGGAATCCAAGTCATGA
- a CDS encoding Carbon starvation protein A codes for MKAAVNFLWALLSILGAVALAHVTGTINSHEKVNGLWLVVAAACFYVLAFRFYGRWIARRVVQLDDKRLTPAVRLNDGVNFHPTNKVVLFGHHFAAIAGAGPLLGPVLAAQFGFLPGFLWLVIGAVLAGAVQDFIILVASMRRNGRSLPEIAHDELGTITGTATAIAVLFIVVVALAGLGFAVVNALYQNAWGTFTIVMTIPIGFLMGFYLQKFRPRQIAEVSLLGVALLVAAVLFGRVVAQSSFAPWFEFDRTTLVWLLAGYGFLASVLPGWMLLVPRGYLSTFMKLGVVLLLGVGVVLMAPTIEMPRVTSFASGGGPIIPGTLFPFLFITIACGAVSGFHSLVSSGTTPKMIEQESQAVVGYAAMLLESFVGVMALIAASVLIPGDYLAINTMLPTDALAAMGFPTSRIQELSQLVEVDVAGRPGGAVSLAVGMASIFAALPGMSGLMAYWYQFALVFEALFILTTIDTGTRVARYLIQEMAGRIHAPFRQMNWWPAVLLSSGFVVGAWAYLIGTGSISTIWPMFGAANQLLGTLALCIGTTVLIKMWKSQYLWVTAVPMLFVGAITLAGSYEMFGMFMKKAATSAASQAFALYLDAVLVAVVAILGVVVLSDSMKQWYGYVVLKRPFTSSEVMATTGGGSAGRAQTAIHQADAEQESARSFHLPQGGGCC; via the coding sequence ATGAAAGCGGCTGTTAATTTCCTCTGGGCGCTCCTTTCAATCCTGGGCGCGGTCGCACTTGCCCACGTGACAGGCACCATCAATTCCCATGAAAAGGTGAACGGTCTCTGGCTCGTCGTGGCGGCGGCCTGTTTCTATGTGCTGGCCTTTCGTTTCTATGGCCGGTGGATCGCTCGCCGGGTCGTGCAGCTGGACGACAAGCGCCTGACCCCGGCCGTACGTCTGAACGACGGCGTGAACTTCCACCCCACCAACAAAGTCGTCCTCTTCGGCCACCATTTCGCAGCGATTGCCGGCGCCGGCCCCCTGCTTGGGCCTGTATTGGCGGCGCAGTTCGGATTTCTGCCGGGCTTTCTCTGGCTCGTCATCGGTGCGGTGCTGGCCGGCGCGGTGCAGGATTTCATCATCCTGGTCGCCTCGATGCGGAGGAACGGGCGTTCGTTGCCGGAAATCGCCCATGACGAACTCGGCACCATCACCGGGACTGCGACGGCGATCGCGGTGCTGTTTATCGTGGTGGTGGCGTTGGCCGGCTTGGGCTTCGCGGTCGTCAACGCGCTGTATCAGAACGCCTGGGGAACCTTCACGATCGTGATGACGATTCCCATCGGCTTCCTGATGGGGTTCTATCTGCAAAAGTTCCGTCCGAGACAGATTGCGGAAGTCTCGCTGTTGGGCGTCGCGCTCTTGGTTGCGGCGGTGTTGTTCGGTCGGGTCGTGGCGCAGTCGTCATTCGCGCCCTGGTTTGAGTTCGACCGTACGACCTTGGTCTGGCTCCTGGCCGGTTATGGTTTCCTGGCCTCCGTGTTGCCCGGCTGGATGTTGTTGGTGCCGCGCGGCTACCTCTCGACCTTCATGAAGTTGGGGGTAGTGTTGCTTCTCGGCGTCGGGGTGGTCCTCATGGCGCCGACGATCGAGATGCCGCGAGTCACCTCCTTCGCGTCCGGCGGAGGGCCGATCATCCCCGGGACGCTCTTCCCCTTTCTCTTCATTACGATCGCCTGCGGCGCCGTGTCGGGGTTCCATTCGCTGGTGTCGTCCGGCACCACGCCGAAGATGATCGAGCAGGAGTCGCAGGCGGTGGTCGGCTATGCAGCGATGTTGCTGGAAAGTTTCGTGGGCGTGATGGCGTTGATCGCGGCATCGGTGTTGATCCCCGGCGATTATCTGGCGATCAATACGATGTTGCCGACCGATGCGCTTGCGGCGATGGGATTTCCGACCTCACGGATTCAGGAGCTCTCGCAGCTCGTCGAGGTGGATGTGGCGGGGCGTCCGGGTGGAGCGGTGTCGCTGGCGGTGGGAATGGCCTCGATCTTTGCGGCCCTGCCGGGGATGTCGGGACTGATGGCCTACTGGTATCAATTTGCGCTGGTGTTCGAGGCGTTGTTCATTCTGACCACCATCGACACGGGCACCCGCGTGGCGCGGTACCTGATCCAGGAGATGGCCGGGCGGATCCATGCGCCGTTTCGACAGATGAACTGGTGGCCCGCCGTGCTGTTGAGCAGCGGGTTCGTGGTGGGAGCCTGGGCCTATCTGATCGGCACGGGGAGTATCTCCACGATTTGGCCGATGTTCGGCGCGGCGAATCAGTTGCTGGGGACGTTGGCGCTCTGCATCGGGACGACGGTCTTGATCAAGATGTGGAAGTCGCAGTATCTCTGGGTGACAGCCGTGCCGATGTTGTTCGTGGGCGCGATCACGTTGGCCGGATCCTATGAGATGTTCGGGATGTTCATGAAGAAGGCCGCGACATCGGCGGCGAGTCAAGCCTTTGCCCTCTATTTGGATGCAGTCTTGGTGGCGGTGGTGGCGATTCTCGGTGTGGTCGTGCTGAGCGACAGTATGAAACAATGGTACGGGTATGTGGTGCTCAAGCGCCCGTTTACCAGCAGCGAGGTGATGGCCACCACCGGCGGGGGATCGGCTGGTCGCGCGCAGACGGCGATCCATCAAGCAGATGCCGAGCAGGAAAGTGCCAGGAGCTTTCACTTGCCGCAGGGCGGCGGTTGTTGCTGA
- a CDS encoding CDP-alcohol phosphatidyltransferase family protein, whose product MSESTLERGAELQGLSTAILLPGAGLFGDRLGRGLTDVGPLTPIGGLSLFQRTVLTLQRAGIRQLIVLAGADEELLKHTLARGARVTIPVRWMPVREFPLDDPRTWESLAAEVRGFCLIAGVQAVFSKGLIEHLRQTVRDGEALVVTRAAGPIEPAVGRRNPAVALQEGRLISFHNQTGYEGHQVAADLVVLPASILNPPNGRAVSAIGGGTEPLGMIPVRRWLERAAAEGRVRVVTAASHAGLWYRDVWDQPSAGLAERTLFRSLKGESEGLVDRYFNRTFSRLLTRAFLWMKCSPNAITMIATAVGLLSAVWFGFGTYQAGIVAALLFQLAAVIDCCDGEVARLTFTESPFGAWLDIAMDNVVHIAIFAGIACGAYLRQAGQAGAWIPLALGCAAVLGNVLSFWLVTKAQKIGAVRGWSTPTQAAWSDFILKNVASRDFSVVVFLFALLDKLDWFLWIAALGSTVFWSLMVWVIRPSARARA is encoded by the coding sequence ATGAGTGAAAGCACACTGGAACGCGGTGCCGAACTGCAGGGGTTGAGCACGGCCATTCTGTTGCCCGGCGCGGGGCTGTTCGGAGACCGGCTCGGGCGCGGCCTTACCGACGTGGGGCCGCTGACGCCCATCGGAGGGCTGAGCCTCTTTCAACGCACCGTGCTCACGCTGCAACGGGCGGGCATTCGCCAATTGATCGTGCTGGCCGGTGCCGATGAAGAATTGCTCAAACATACGTTGGCGCGGGGGGCGCGCGTCACGATTCCCGTTCGCTGGATGCCGGTGCGGGAGTTTCCGCTCGACGATCCGCGCACGTGGGAATCGTTGGCCGCCGAGGTGCGGGGGTTCTGTCTGATCGCCGGCGTGCAGGCGGTGTTTTCCAAAGGATTGATCGAACACCTGCGGCAGACCGTGCGTGACGGAGAGGCGTTGGTGGTGACCCGCGCGGCCGGTCCTATCGAGCCGGCCGTGGGCCGACGGAACCCGGCGGTCGCGCTCCAGGAAGGCCGGCTCATTTCCTTTCACAATCAAACCGGGTACGAAGGCCACCAGGTGGCGGCGGATCTGGTCGTGTTGCCGGCGAGCATTTTGAATCCTCCGAACGGGAGGGCGGTCTCCGCGATCGGGGGAGGAACGGAGCCGCTGGGCATGATTCCCGTGCGCCGTTGGTTGGAACGGGCGGCGGCGGAGGGGCGCGTGCGGGTGGTCACGGCAGCTTCCCATGCCGGCTTGTGGTATCGGGACGTGTGGGACCAGCCGAGTGCCGGCCTTGCCGAACGTACGCTCTTCCGCTCGCTCAAGGGGGAGTCCGAGGGATTGGTCGACCGGTATTTCAATCGGACCTTCTCGCGCCTGTTGACGAGGGCCTTCTTATGGATGAAATGCTCTCCCAACGCGATCACTATGATCGCCACGGCGGTCGGGCTGCTCTCCGCCGTCTGGTTCGGCTTCGGCACCTATCAAGCCGGGATCGTCGCCGCGTTGTTGTTCCAATTGGCAGCCGTCATCGACTGTTGCGACGGTGAGGTGGCGCGGTTGACCTTTACGGAATCGCCCTTCGGTGCCTGGCTTGATATCGCCATGGACAACGTGGTGCATATCGCCATCTTCGCCGGAATCGCCTGTGGGGCTTACCTGCGGCAGGCCGGCCAGGCCGGCGCCTGGATTCCGTTGGCGCTGGGCTGCGCGGCAGTGCTCGGCAACGTGCTGTCGTTTTGGCTGGTCACGAAGGCCCAAAAAATCGGCGCCGTCCGCGGCTGGAGCACGCCCACGCAGGCGGCCTGGTCCGACTTTATTCTGAAGAACGTGGCGAGCCGGGACTTTTCCGTGGTGGTGTTTCTGTTCGCCTTGCTGGACAAGCTCGACTGGTTTTTGTGGATCGCGGCGCTCGGTTCGACGGTGTTTTGGTCGTTGATGGTGTGGGTCATCAGACCTTCGGCACGCGCCCGTGCTTAA
- a CDS encoding Polysaccharide biosynthesis protein, producing the protein MSVKAVSKGIVSVGSWSVAKMATSALLSPVLARFLGIEGYGQYAYYLALLLLASQFANVGMMQTMTKRIAERPDDLPWCRAVAWAGALINGTGVIVVGFAVGLLIVSTAPRWAAAVPIALVVAGVLLFDQIWFYARGILYGLRQEERAAIPGIIGVVTAGVLGVVSALGGMGVVGVFTGLLTADLFVAVVCLRSVVRTLNVTGHEQPDQVVPLPTGAILRFGVSAMVFSVLNMALCSLDVILVRHLAGEAQAGLYAAAVQWSQFVWFIPIAVEGVMLQATARFWAEQRVGAVTRLVSRLVRYVVLGTSFLLLLVSVLGDHIILLYFGPPFSEAALGLRLLVPGAFFFALARVMWPVIQAGGEAAHLIRVMGAIVLVDAGLCLALVPVWGAAGAAVATSMSFALVALGYVLILHRRQVRMFEGFPTSRLIGLWLGTGAAVAGAAALVPMPMLSIVVGGLIGTMVYGGGVFWLGLLKVEEVESMVQSLPGALRQVGEPMFRCVEPLLLRLKAVALN; encoded by the coding sequence ATGTCGGTGAAAGCGGTCTCTAAAGGCATTGTCTCGGTCGGGAGCTGGTCGGTCGCGAAGATGGCGACCTCGGCCCTCCTCTCGCCTGTCCTGGCCCGTTTCCTCGGCATCGAGGGCTACGGCCAATATGCCTACTACCTGGCCCTGCTCCTGCTCGCCTCTCAGTTTGCCAACGTGGGCATGATGCAGACCATGACGAAACGCATTGCAGAGCGGCCCGACGATCTGCCTTGGTGCCGGGCGGTGGCATGGGCCGGCGCCCTCATAAATGGAACGGGAGTGATCGTCGTCGGTTTCGCCGTGGGGCTCCTGATCGTGAGTACCGCTCCTCGCTGGGCTGCCGCCGTTCCGATCGCCCTCGTGGTCGCCGGGGTGTTGCTGTTCGATCAGATCTGGTTCTACGCGCGCGGGATCCTCTATGGTCTCCGGCAGGAGGAACGGGCGGCGATTCCCGGTATCATCGGAGTCGTGACGGCGGGAGTGCTCGGCGTGGTGTCGGCCCTGGGCGGCATGGGGGTGGTGGGTGTGTTCACCGGACTCTTGACGGCTGATCTCTTCGTGGCGGTCGTCTGTCTTCGGTCGGTCGTGCGGACGCTCAACGTGACCGGGCATGAGCAGCCGGATCAAGTGGTGCCTCTTCCCACAGGAGCGATACTGCGTTTCGGAGTTTCGGCGATGGTCTTCTCCGTGTTGAACATGGCCTTGTGTTCGCTCGATGTCATCCTCGTTCGGCACCTGGCCGGGGAAGCGCAAGCCGGTCTCTATGCGGCGGCAGTCCAATGGTCGCAATTCGTCTGGTTCATCCCGATTGCGGTCGAAGGGGTGATGTTGCAGGCGACGGCGCGTTTCTGGGCCGAGCAACGGGTGGGAGCAGTGACGAGGTTGGTGAGCCGGCTCGTGCGGTACGTGGTGCTCGGGACATCGTTCCTGCTCCTGCTGGTCTCGGTCCTGGGCGACCACATCATCCTGCTGTATTTCGGGCCTCCATTCTCAGAAGCCGCCCTGGGATTGCGGCTGTTGGTGCCGGGAGCCTTCTTTTTCGCATTGGCGCGCGTGATGTGGCCGGTGATTCAAGCCGGCGGCGAGGCGGCACATTTGATTCGGGTCATGGGCGCGATCGTGCTGGTGGATGCGGGGCTCTGCCTGGCTTTGGTCCCGGTCTGGGGTGCTGCCGGAGCTGCCGTGGCCACCTCGATGTCCTTCGCACTGGTGGCCCTTGGATATGTCTTGATTTTGCATCGCCGGCAGGTCCGCATGTTCGAAGGCTTTCCGACTTCCAGGTTGATCGGTCTCTGGTTGGGAACCGGTGCGGCTGTTGCCGGAGCAGCGGCGTTGGTCCCGATGCCGATGCTGTCGATCGTGGTGGGGGGGCTGATCGGCACGATGGTGTACGGCGGCGGAGTGTTTTGGCTCGGCCTCTTGAAGGTCGAAGAAGTCGAGTCGATGGTGCAGAGTTTGCCGGGCGCTTTGCGACAGGTGGGAGAACCGATGTTTCGTTGCGTCGAGCCGCTGTTGCTCAGGCTCAAGGCCGTGGCGTTGAATTAG
- a CDS encoding Glycosyl transferase, group 1, translating to MKQHPHVCILTSQYFDWGIYGGFGSMSRKLAESLVLSGYRVSVIVPGRRGQRPIETIGGVEVRSFSPRNVVEACRIIRASSADIFHSQDPTLLTYLAQRLHPRRTHLVTSRDPREWHDWWIEFRYATPKRRLLTPFNYFTESGLFVRQAVRRADGVFCPAHFLKEKVKRLYGLATLPTWLPNLIDVPAVLPQKSARPTMTFVARWDKRKRPWLFLELARQFPAYRFVAVGQGSASAESGFDAQLRQRFRDVPNLEMPGLINRFREPERMHRILSDTWIFVSTAVREGLPLTFLEAAAYGCPIISRVDPDQFASRFGKQVQDDDYASAIRSLLADGPLEKGRTAYEYVRETYETSKALAAHRQQYERFAA from the coding sequence ATGAAGCAGCATCCCCACGTCTGTATCCTGACCAGCCAGTATTTCGACTGGGGTATTTATGGCGGGTTCGGCAGCATGTCGCGCAAGCTCGCCGAAAGTCTCGTTCTGTCGGGCTATCGGGTCAGCGTCATCGTTCCAGGCCGTCGGGGACAACGGCCGATCGAAACGATCGGAGGGGTCGAGGTCCGGAGCTTCTCGCCGCGGAATGTCGTTGAGGCCTGCCGGATCATTCGGGCCTCGTCGGCGGATATTTTTCATTCCCAAGACCCGACCCTGCTGACCTATCTGGCGCAACGCCTCCATCCACGTCGGACCCATCTCGTCACGAGTCGCGATCCCAGAGAATGGCATGACTGGTGGATTGAATTTCGTTATGCGACGCCGAAGCGCCGGCTCTTGACCCCCTTCAACTACTTCACCGAATCCGGGCTGTTCGTACGGCAGGCAGTGCGTCGAGCCGACGGGGTCTTCTGTCCGGCGCATTTCCTGAAAGAAAAGGTCAAACGGCTGTATGGGTTGGCGACCTTGCCGACGTGGCTCCCGAACCTCATCGATGTGCCAGCAGTCCTTCCTCAGAAAAGCGCGCGCCCGACCATGACGTTCGTGGCCCGCTGGGACAAGCGCAAACGGCCCTGGCTCTTCCTGGAACTGGCCAGGCAGTTCCCGGCCTATCGGTTCGTGGCGGTGGGGCAGGGCAGCGCCTCGGCGGAATCTGGCTTCGACGCGCAATTGCGCCAGCGGTTTCGCGACGTACCGAACCTTGAGATGCCGGGGCTCATCAACCGCTTCCGCGAGCCGGAGCGCATGCATCGGATTTTGTCCGACACCTGGATCTTCGTCAGCACGGCGGTGCGCGAGGGGCTTCCGTTGACGTTTCTGGAAGCGGCGGCCTACGGCTGTCCGATCATCAGCCGGGTCGATCCGGACCAGTTCGCCAGCCGGTTCGGAAAACAGGTCCAGGATGACGACTATGCGTCGGCCATCCGAAGCCTCCTCGCGGACGGACCGCTGGAAAAGGGGCGGACCGCCTATGAATATGTACGCGAGACGTACGAGACCTCCAAGGCCCTGGCGGCCCATCGACAACAGTACGAGCGGTTTGCGGCCTGA
- a CDS encoding Glycosyl transferase, family 2, with translation MQRPNYPDSQGRPADKEAPSMAGAEPTGERLLPPLEDPAEALKFCRTLAAAMELASDVEGRRPQPTHLAALMAQAGEFAPPPTLSIVIPVFNEAENLPTLHARLTAALNDLGFDYEIVFVDDGSQDQSPDILRRLEVEDRRIVVVEFARNFGHQVAISAGLEHSRGRVVCIMDADLQDPPEVLHKFLAKWQEGWEVVYAVRTERKEWWGKRLAYAGFYRLLQRVANIDIPLDAGDFCVMDRRVVDLLVRMPERNRFVRGIRSWVGFKQIGVPYERQARHAGSPKYTFRKLLYLALDGLISFSHMPLRIITIVGFTVSALSFLVAMIYVIKKVTMGVGVPGFTTLVVSIFFLAGIQLMTIGVIGEYIGRISDEVKRRPLYVARRVTRR, from the coding sequence ATGCAACGACCGAATTATCCCGATTCCCAGGGCCGGCCGGCCGACAAGGAAGCGCCGAGCATGGCGGGGGCGGAACCAACCGGCGAGCGCCTGCTGCCTCCGTTGGAAGATCCCGCCGAGGCATTGAAATTCTGCCGAACCCTGGCCGCGGCGATGGAGCTTGCCTCGGATGTCGAGGGACGGCGCCCTCAGCCGACGCACCTTGCCGCTTTGATGGCACAGGCCGGCGAGTTTGCACCACCGCCGACGTTGTCGATCGTCATTCCGGTCTTCAATGAAGCCGAGAACCTTCCGACATTGCATGCCCGCCTCACCGCCGCGCTGAACGACCTGGGATTCGATTATGAAATCGTGTTTGTCGACGACGGGAGCCAGGACCAGAGCCCCGACATCTTGCGGCGGCTGGAAGTCGAGGATCGCCGGATCGTCGTCGTGGAGTTTGCCAGAAATTTCGGCCATCAAGTCGCGATCAGTGCCGGGCTGGAGCATAGTCGCGGACGCGTCGTCTGTATCATGGATGCCGACCTGCAGGATCCTCCCGAGGTGTTGCACAAGTTCTTGGCCAAGTGGCAAGAAGGCTGGGAAGTGGTCTATGCCGTCCGAACCGAGCGGAAAGAGTGGTGGGGGAAGCGGCTGGCCTATGCCGGGTTCTACCGACTGTTGCAGCGGGTGGCCAACATCGACATTCCGTTGGACGCCGGGGATTTTTGCGTCATGGACCGGCGCGTGGTCGATCTTCTGGTCCGGATGCCGGAACGCAATCGATTCGTCCGAGGCATCCGCAGCTGGGTGGGTTTCAAGCAAATCGGGGTTCCCTACGAGCGTCAAGCGCGCCATGCCGGAAGTCCGAAATACACCTTCCGCAAACTCCTCTATCTCGCGCTCGACGGCTTGATTTCGTTCAGTCACATGCCGCTGCGCATCATCACGATCGTGGGTTTCACCGTCTCGGCATTGTCCTTCCTGGTCGCGATGATCTACGTCATCAAGAAGGTGACGATGGGAGTCGGTGTCCCGGGGTTCACTACGCTCGTGGTCTCGATTTTCTTTCTCGCCGGCATTCAGTTGATGACGATCGGGGTGATCGGCGAATACATCGGCCGGATCTCCGACGAAGTCAAACGCCGTCCGCTCTATGTCGCCCGCCGCGTCACGAGGAGATAG
- a CDS encoding diguanylate cyclase/phosphodiesterase (GGDEF & EAL domains) with PAS/PAC sensor(s) encodes MSRVLLRTKAWFGDETLAIDFPPSWNIVEVGPQDQPALTVEAMREALSRPIGTPRLSELAKRKTKAVIIVDDLTRPTPAADLLPLLLEELARGGLPARAITVLLAGGTHPPASAEEMAKKVGLGLPPAIRVAAHDSRGELVDVGQSPGGLPIRINRTVMECDLKIGVGCIYPHPVAGFSGGAKIILPAVCGVETTRMMHDYLRGSRERGGSIHTELRQDMVAVARNVGLDCIANVTLNHRRQISGLFVGDVVSAHETGVRAAQRMYGVSLLSQVDVVVADMYPFDTSWQFAQDRGMWPVEHAGRGASRVVIAACPLGMGTHELFPVASPLWSRIARRLSHFRLADLDRPFEKLRTVATLIRRKQHHLMVLSPGLKPQDLKSLFPNAQWFGDWPSVKDALLARHGERAVTVAVYRCAPFLIPGTRQTQGAKADSLMLERLPTSA; translated from the coding sequence ATGAGCAGGGTGCTCCTGCGTACAAAGGCCTGGTTCGGGGATGAAACCCTGGCGATCGATTTCCCTCCCTCGTGGAACATCGTCGAGGTCGGCCCTCAGGACCAGCCGGCATTGACGGTGGAGGCGATGCGCGAGGCTTTGAGTCGGCCAATCGGAACGCCGAGGCTCTCCGAACTCGCCAAACGAAAAACCAAGGCGGTCATCATCGTCGATGACCTCACCAGGCCGACGCCTGCCGCCGACCTGCTTCCCCTGCTCCTCGAAGAGTTGGCGCGCGGTGGTCTGCCTGCGCGGGCCATCACGGTCCTGCTGGCGGGAGGAACGCATCCTCCTGCCTCCGCCGAGGAGATGGCGAAAAAAGTCGGGCTGGGCCTTCCGCCGGCGATCAGGGTGGCGGCCCACGACAGTCGTGGCGAACTGGTGGATGTGGGGCAATCTCCGGGCGGCTTACCGATCCGGATCAATCGGACCGTGATGGAGTGCGACCTCAAGATCGGGGTGGGCTGTATCTATCCCCATCCTGTGGCGGGCTTTTCCGGCGGCGCGAAGATCATTCTTCCGGCGGTCTGCGGCGTGGAGACGACCAGGATGATGCACGACTACCTGCGCGGGTCGCGTGAACGGGGCGGCTCGATCCACACGGAGCTGCGGCAGGATATGGTCGCGGTGGCCAGGAATGTGGGACTCGATTGTATCGCGAATGTCACCCTCAATCACCGGCGGCAGATCAGCGGCCTGTTTGTGGGTGATGTGGTCTCGGCGCATGAAACAGGCGTCCGTGCGGCGCAACGGATGTACGGGGTCTCGTTGCTGTCTCAGGTCGATGTCGTGGTGGCCGATATGTATCCCTTCGACACCAGTTGGCAATTCGCGCAGGATCGTGGTATGTGGCCGGTCGAGCATGCGGGAAGGGGCGCCTCCCGGGTCGTGATCGCCGCCTGCCCTCTCGGCATGGGCACCCACGAGCTGTTTCCGGTGGCGAGCCCGTTGTGGTCGCGCATCGCCAGGCGGCTCAGCCACTTTCGCCTCGCCGATCTGGATCGTCCTTTCGAAAAGCTGCGGACAGTGGCCACGTTGATCCGCCGGAAACAGCACCACCTGATGGTCTTGTCGCCGGGCTTGAAGCCGCAGGACTTGAAATCCCTGTTTCCCAATGCGCAATGGTTCGGAGATTGGCCGAGCGTGAAGGATGCCTTGCTGGCGCGGCATGGAGAGAGGGCGGTGACCGTGGCGGTCTACCGTTGTGCGCCGTTTCTCATTCCCGGAACGAGGCAAACACAGGGCGCGAAGGCCGACAGTCTGATGCTTGAACGGCTGCCGACATCGGCATGA
- a CDS encoding Glycosyl transferase, group 1 family protein has translation MFDNEFPPLGGGTGVVNFHLLQEMAQRPEVIVDLVTSSRSRTTYETERFDERITIHKVPVDNRNIHHATNRELLRYGRRGLHLARRLVKQHRYDLSFAFAGVPAGAISYLLRLTHGLPYVLSLQGPDVPWFEARYHYLYPVLTPLIKQIWRQAGAVTAISAEQEQLAHRTMPGLNLVTIPNGVDTTLFAPAPVEPRRAFTIVCVARLIERKGQQYLLEAFARLRAGCGQPLRLTFVGTGDAEPQLRQSADRLHVADAVTFTGFVSRERMPSVYREADVFVLPSQQEGMSIALLEAMASGLPVIVTDTGGTAELVTKGENGEIVPWADVPALTLALRGLLNAEGRRRQMGVESRRRAMQFGWPVLATRYLDLCARLMASTVQPVTGRSAVEIDGDWRKEHRT, from the coding sequence ATGTTCGATAACGAGTTCCCTCCGCTCGGCGGCGGCACCGGGGTGGTGAATTTTCACCTCTTACAGGAGATGGCGCAGCGCCCGGAGGTCATCGTCGATCTGGTCACCTCCTCGCGCAGCCGGACGACCTACGAAACCGAACGGTTTGACGAGCGCATCACGATCCATAAGGTGCCGGTCGATAATCGCAACATTCACCATGCGACCAACCGCGAGCTGCTCCGCTACGGCCGGCGTGGGCTGCATCTGGCGCGACGATTGGTGAAACAGCATCGTTATGACCTGAGTTTCGCCTTTGCCGGCGTGCCGGCCGGCGCCATCAGTTACCTGCTGCGGCTCACGCACGGACTGCCCTACGTATTGTCGCTGCAGGGGCCGGATGTGCCGTGGTTCGAGGCGCGCTATCACTATCTCTATCCGGTGCTGACGCCCCTGATCAAACAGATCTGGCGGCAGGCGGGAGCCGTGACCGCCATCAGCGCGGAGCAGGAACAGCTGGCGCATCGCACGATGCCGGGCTTGAACCTTGTGACCATTCCAAACGGCGTCGATACGACCCTGTTCGCGCCCGCACCGGTCGAGCCGAGGCGGGCCTTCACGATCGTCTGTGTCGCGCGGTTGATCGAACGCAAGGGGCAACAGTACCTGCTGGAGGCCTTCGCGCGATTGCGGGCCGGTTGTGGGCAACCGCTGAGGCTGACGTTCGTCGGCACGGGGGATGCCGAGCCGCAGTTGCGGCAATCGGCCGACCGCCTGCATGTGGCCGATGCCGTGACCTTCACAGGCTTCGTCTCGCGTGAACGGATGCCGTCCGTCTACCGAGAGGCGGATGTGTTCGTCCTGCCGTCGCAGCAGGAGGGAATGTCCATTGCGTTGCTGGAAGCGATGGCGTCCGGTCTGCCCGTCATCGTGACCGACACGGGCGGGACCGCCGAATTGGTGACGAAGGGAGAGAACGGCGAGATCGTTCCCTGGGCGGATGTTCCGGCCCTGACGCTCGCGTTACGCGGCCTGCTGAACGCGGAGGGCCGCCGCCGGCAGATGGGTGTGGAGAGTCGGAGACGGGCGATGCAGTTCGGATGGCCGGTGTTGGCGACAAGGTACCTCGACCTCTGCGCTCGGCTCATGGCATCGACGGTTCAGCCAGTGACCGGTCGTTCAGCCGTGGAGATCGACGGCGATTGGCGCAAGGAACATCGGACATGA